In Tiliqua scincoides isolate rTilSci1 chromosome 1, rTilSci1.hap2, whole genome shotgun sequence, the following are encoded in one genomic region:
- the CHAC1 gene encoding glutathione-specific gamma-glutamylcyclotransferase 1 has product MKLQPQHPSGAAAEHPIPARPEPERSASAEGAPPESPLWVFGYGSLVWRPDFEFTSRRVGYIRGYSRRFWQGDTFHRGSAKMPGRVVTLLEDYDGCTWGVAYELHGDQIPASLKYLNTREAVLGGYDTKLVKFHPQDKETEEPILALVYIATPQNPSYLGPASEEDIAAQIIVSSGCAGHNIEYLLRLADFMRYCCPHVEDEHLFSIEEALISILPCLYQAEESLMEE; this is encoded by the exons ATGAAGCTCCAGCCGCAGCATCCCTCCGGCGCGGCCGCCGAGCATCCTATCCCCGCGCGCCCCGAGCCGGAGCGGTCCGCGTCCGCCGAGGGCGCGCCGCCCGAGTCCCCGCTGTGGGTCTTCGGCTACGGCTCGCTCGTCTGGAGGCCCGACTTCGAGTTCACCTCCCGCAGGGTGGGCTACATCCGCGGCTACAGCCGCCGCTTCTGGCAGGGCGACACCTTCCACCGGGGCAGCGCCAAGATG CCTGGAAGAGTGGTCACCCTCCTGGAAGATTATGAT GGGTGTACTTGGGGTGTTGCCTATGAACTTCATGGAGATCAAATTCCTGCCTCGCTCAAATATTTGAACACACGGGAAGCGGTGCTCGGAGGCTATGACACAAAACTAGTGAAGTTCCATCCGCAAGATAAAGAGACTGAAGAGCCCATCTTGGCCCTGGTTTACATTGCCACCCCCCAGAACCCCTCCTACCTTGGCCCAGCATCTGAAGAGGATATTGCAGCTCAGATAATAGTTTCCAGTGGCTGTGCTGGCCACAACATAGAGTACCTGCTGCGGCTAGCGGACTTCATGCGCTATTGCTGCCCTCATGTAGAGGATGAGCACTTGTTCTCAATTGAGGAGGCTTTGATCTCTATCTTGCCCTGCCTTTATCAAGCAGAAGAGTCTTTAATGGAAGAATAA